DNA from Methanobrevibacter wolinii SH:
TCTGGATTAATCTCACAAACCATATCTATAAGTTCAGGACCAGCAGCATGTCCAGATAAATGATAATGTTTTAAAATAGGAATATTAAAATGATTCAACCAATTTTGAGTAATTTCAAAATCCATTTCCATTTCTTCATTAAATGGTTCTGTTGTAGAATGTAAGTATACTGCACTTTTAGGTTTAATATCAATTAATTCTAAAAATGAAAAATTATCAAGTCTTATAATATATTGATTTTCATTTTCTTGAATATCCTCATAAGTACAAATATTATATTTATCATCCTCAAGAAATTCCCTTTCCCATTTAGAATAATCTTTTAAATATTCATCTTTACTTGGATACTTCCATTCTCCTTCATAAGAAATATATGATGTATTTGGGAATAGACCTGAACCTTTACGTGGAATATAAATACCTAAATTATTATCATTAAGACTTGGATAAATAGTTTTCTCAGGATTTTCTTCTTCAATACGTTTTAACATATATGCTTGTTTCATATTAATAAGTAGAGTTCTATTAGTAGATTTTGCAATATTATGAAATGTTATTAACCTATCTAAATCTCTTAAAGGAAAATTTACAATAACAAGACCATTAAACTCATTAATATCATCATATGCTTTTTTTTCAATATCTTCTTCCACATTAAGAACTTTTTTATGAGAATTTTCACTATTATAATATTCACTATTAATACGTGTACCTTCACATATTAAAATATCTGGTGAAAATTTTTTAGCTTCTTTTACAAAACGTTTAGTAGATTCTCTATTTCTACCATGAAAACGTAAATCTCCAGTATATACTACTTTTTTATCATCACTTTCAATAAGAAATGCACTAGCACCAGGTAGAGAATGATCTACTGGAGCAAGTCGAATATTTAAATCTCCAATAACTGTATTTTCATATGGTTTTAATACATTGATTTCTCTTTTTGATAAATTATTTGGACTTTTTAGTTGAGAATAACTACCTTTTTTATTTAGATAATATTCAAATTGTTTTTTATATGAACAAACATCAGTAAAACTATTACTTGCACCTGTTTCATCAATAACTTCAAGAATAATTTTAGAATTAAGACTCATATACAATGGAATATCATTTCTTAGATGTGTAATATAATTTGCATGATCTGCATGAGCATGAGACAATAACAAACCTTTAACTGCAGGTTCATCTTCAAAAGGAAGCCCCATATGTTTTAAGTAATCTTCACGATAAATACCTTTAATTTTAGGAATTAAATCAAGCTCAAAAAAGTCTCCAATACCATTTGCTTTTCTTGGATTAATAAAATCTCCAAAATATTTACCATACTGTTTAAAACTCATACCAAAATCTAAGAGTAATGAAGTATTATTAAGATTTAATTTAATCTTATTTCCGCCAATTTCATTTACTCCACCATAAAATTCTAATGTATCCATATTCAAACTCCTTAAACAAAAAATAAATTTAAAATCAAAGATATAAACTAAAAATAAATTTGTAGATAAATCTAAATTTAATCTAAAGATAAATTTGTAAATAAATTAATAAATAATTTTTGAAAATATAAAAATAAAATATTAAAATAAACTAAAAAAAAAACGGATAAACAAGAAAAAATATAACTTAAACAATGAAAAATAACTAAAAACTAAGGAATTAATCTTTAAAAAAATGGGTAAAAAATAAAAATTATTCTTTATTTAAAATAATTCTAATTATTTTTTTATCATCAGAATCTAAAACTCTTGTAACAAATAAAACTCCAAAGTATACAATAGCACCAATAATAACTCCAAATATAATATTAAGTTTAAGATAATCTAGTATAACAAACATTAAAACTGTTGCAATAAGTAACTTAATTAAGTCCTTAACAAGAACCCAACCTAAAGCATAATCTGATTTTGAAGTTGCTCTAAACATTATAAATGTAATAATAATTTCACTAATTACTGTTGCAAAAGCTGCACCAAAGTAAGAATATTTTGGTATTAATATTAAATTTAAGATAATATTAATTACTGCAGCATAAGCATATGTTTTAGTAACTAAAATCTCATTATTTGATGAGTTTAAAGCTACAGTTGAAGCACCATTTACAAATAAAAATGGTATTGAGAATATTAATACTGTAACAATTTCACCAGTACCTATATAACCTTTACCATAAATAAAAGCCATTAAAGGTTCTGCATATACTATTATACCTGCACATATTGGTAATATAATTAAAAGTAAATATTTAATTGATTTTTCATATGAAAATTTTAATAATTCATTAGAATCTTTAAATAATTTACTCATAACTGGAAATATAACCTGTGGATATACTGCATAAAATGTTGTAAGAATAGAAATTACCTTATAAGCAGCATTATATAATCCTACAGCAGCATTTGTAGATAAATATTGTAACATAGTCACATCAATTGTAAAGTATATTGAATAAAAGATACTCATTAAACCAAAAGGTAATGCTGCTTTTAGAATTTTTTTAGAAAAATCAATATTAAAAGAATAATGCGGTTTAATACCAAGATTAGTAATTTTAGAATAAATGTATATAAATGCACAAATAATAGCAATTAAATAAGCAAAAGCCATTCCATATAAACCTAAATTAAAGTGCATTACTATAAATACAATAACAAGTAATATTAATGAGTTTATAACAGAGGAAATTGCTTGATACTCCATTTTTTCATATGCTTGAAAGATACCATAAAAAAATCCATTCATACATAAAAAAGCATATTGACATAACATTATAAAACTAACGTTAATTACATCACTAGCTCTTCCAGTTAAAAATAGTACTATAATAGTAGTTGAAATTACAATTATACTTAAAATTACTTTTAGAGGAATAATTTGATTAAATAATTTATTGGTTAATTTAGAATCTCTTGAAATTGTACGTACAATATATGTTTGTGTACCACAATCCATTAAAATACCAACAAGTGTAGATAATGAAATAGCAAATGATAAAATACCAAAAACAGATGCACCTAAATATCTAGCCATTAATATAGTCCAAATAAAGGCACATAGATTTGTTATAATCTGAGATCCCATCATCCAAGTGGAATTTTTAAAAATTGTTTTTACATTAACCATATTCTCACATATTATGAAAAAATAATTTTAATAAATTAAATAGAATAAACGAATTTTAAAAATAATCTAAATTGTATATAATATAAAAAGTATTTAATTTTTATTATTATTAAAGATTTTGAGAATAAAGATATTTCATGTAATTACTAATTTAACAAGAAATAGTTAAAACAAGAAATATTTTTAAATACAATATTAATAAAACAAGACATTAAAATAAAAATATATTTGCTAGCATATTTGTTAAAAGATTAAACAATATTAAATAATTAAAAATTAGATTTAAGAAATTATAAAAAGTTTAAAAATTAGTAGTTCCTGGCGGAGTCGAACCGCCATCACAAGATCCAGGGTCTCGTATGATTACCATTACACTAAGGAACTATAAAAATTCTAATAAAAATATAAAGATATAATATTAATTTAATTAATCATATAATTTATAAGTATTAAAATATAAATATATTTGTCTATTTTTTAGTATATAATATTAATTAAATATAAATTATATCTAATTTAAAGTAGAATAAATATTTTTTATTCTACAGTAACACATTTAGCTAAATTTTTAGGTTTATCTGGATCGTAACCTCTTTCTAAAGCCATATAATATGATAATAATTGTAATGGAATAGTATATACAAGAGGGGAAATAATATCCTGAATATCCTCATTTATTAAGAAAACATCATTTGCTTTTTCTTCTAATAAACCATCACCTTTAGCACCTACAGCAATTACATCAGCACCACGAGATTTAACCTCTTCAAGATTACTCATAGTTTTTCTATAATTATCTCCAGGTGGTATAATAACAACAACAGGAATTCCTTCATCAATTAATGCTAAAGGACCATGTTTAAGTTCACCTGCAGCATAACCTTCACCATGAATATATGTGATTTCTTTAAGTTTCAATGCTCCTTCAAGTGCTATAGGATATGCATAACCTCT
Protein-coding regions in this window:
- a CDS encoding MBL fold metallo-hydrolase; this translates as MDTLEFYGGVNEIGGNKIKLNLNNTSLLLDFGMSFKQYGKYFGDFINPRKANGIGDFFELDLIPKIKGIYREDYLKHMGLPFEDEPAVKGLLLSHAHADHANYITHLRNDIPLYMSLNSKIILEVIDETGASNSFTDVCSYKKQFEYYLNKKGSYSQLKSPNNLSKREINVLKPYENTVIGDLNIRLAPVDHSLPGASAFLIESDDKKVVYTGDLRFHGRNRESTKRFVKEAKKFSPDILICEGTRINSEYYNSENSHKKVLNVEEDIEKKAYDDINEFNGLVIVNFPLRDLDRLITFHNIAKSTNRTLLINMKQAYMLKRIEEENPEKTIYPSLNDNNLGIYIPRKGSGLFPNTSYISYEGEWKYPSKDEYLKDYSKWEREFLEDDKYNICTYEDIQENENQYIIRLDNFSFLELIDIKPKSAVYLHSTTEPFNEEMEMDFEITQNWLNHFNIPILKHYHLSGHAAGPELIDMVCEINPDVLYPIHTEHAELYDVLNHFGIEVVHPKNLINSF
- a CDS encoding flippase, yielding MVNVKTIFKNSTWMMGSQIITNLCAFIWTILMARYLGASVFGILSFAISLSTLVGILMDCGTQTYIVRTISRDSKLTNKLFNQIIPLKVILSIIVISTTIIVLFLTGRASDVINVSFIMLCQYAFLCMNGFFYGIFQAYEKMEYQAISSVINSLILLVIVFIVMHFNLGLYGMAFAYLIAIICAFIYIYSKITNLGIKPHYSFNIDFSKKILKAALPFGLMSIFYSIYFTIDVTMLQYLSTNAAVGLYNAAYKVISILTTFYAVYPQVIFPVMSKLFKDSNELLKFSYEKSIKYLLLIILPICAGIIVYAEPLMAFIYGKGYIGTGEIVTVLIFSIPFLFVNGASTVALNSSNNEILVTKTYAYAAVINIILNLILIPKYSYFGAAFATVISEIIITFIMFRATSKSDYALGWVLVKDLIKLLIATVLMFVILDYLKLNIIFGVIIGAIVYFGVLFVTRVLDSDDKKIIRIILNKE